The Caloenas nicobarica isolate bCalNic1 chromosome 28, bCalNic1.hap1, whole genome shotgun sequence genome window below encodes:
- the LOC135999433 gene encoding olfactory receptor 14J1-like: LHYGTLLGSRACVHMAAAAWATGFLHALLHTANTFSLPLCKGNALDQFFCEIPQILKLSCSHAYLREVWLLVGTVCLTFGCFVFIVLSYVQIFRAVLRIPSEQGRHKAFATCLPHLAVVSLFVSTAMFAHLKPPSISSPSLDLVVSVLYSVVPPAPMSHVWTPWANQNLNISPNFIPPYVESIEL, translated from the exons ctgcactacgggaccctcctgggcagcagagcttgtgtccacatggcagcagctgcctgggccactgggtttctccatgctctgctgcacacggccaatacattttcactgccactgtgcaagggcaatgccctggaccagttcttctgtgaaatcccccagatcctcaagctctcctgctcacatgcctacctcagggaagtttggcttcttgtaggtactgtctgtttaacttttggctgctttgtgttcattgtgctgtcctatgtgcagatcttcagggccgtactgaggatcccctctgagcagggacggcacaaagcctttgccacgtgcctccctcacctggccgtggtctccttgtttgtcagcactgccatgtttgcccacctgaagcccccctccatctcctccccatccctggacctggtggtgtctgttctgtactcagtggtgcctcca GCCCCGATGTCCCAtgtctggaccccttgggccaaccagaaccTCAACATCTCCCCTAACTTCATCCCACCTTACGTGGAGAGTATTGAACTCTAA